One Eremothecium cymbalariae DBVPG#7215 chromosome 2, complete sequence DNA window includes the following coding sequences:
- the ATG5 gene encoding Atg5p (similar to Ashbya gossypii ACR131C), with translation MAKELQNELNDLVWLGTLNIEVSLHKSLVVAGTPADSSVCHLRIPRESYLVLYLPLILLKFKDILRFEIINKFHGWWFEVENKPVYWNHPVGPLYDSLRWLNPNDKTREFDEDLIVMWKLTLNYSETLPVGMIPLINELNQVEDSWRHEWKQACFIMNGSSKQIMSLSIPDSKLFWHSVLIRDTKNFRNIASKIVPRKGNMRAVPIRIHLTTLNGVEVIQPNSKILRESSATLGSLLRIELPQLFDLGAINADPIIQGIEVSLESQLISLYNGFASIDGFLHVSIRMI, from the coding sequence ATGGCTAAGGAGCTTCAAAATGAATTGAATGATCTAGTCTGGTTAGGCACCTTGAATATCGAAGTAAGTTTGCACAAGAGTCTTGTGGTGGCAGGTACCCCCGCAGACTCTAGCGTGTGTCACCTAAGAATACCGAGAGAATCATATCTGGTGTTATATTTGCCgttaatattattgaaattTAAGGATATACTGAGGTTTGAAattatcaataaattccATGGTTGGTGGTTCGAAGTGGAAAACAAGCCTGTATACTGGAATCATCCGGTTGGCCCCTTATATGATTCATTAAGATGGTTGAATCCAAATGATAAAACGCGAGAATTCGATGAAGATCTAATAGTTATGTGGAAATTAACTCTAAATTATAGTGAAACGTTGCCAGTGGGAATGATTCCACTTATAAATGAACTGAATCAAGTTGAAGATTCGTGGCGACATGAATGGAAGCAGGCATGTTTTATTATGAATGGTTCTTCGAAACAGATAATGTCTTTATCTATCCCAGATTCTAAGCTTTTTTGGCATAGTGTTCTTATAAGGGATACCAAGAACTTTCGTAATATTGCTTCTAAGATCGTACCAAGAAAAGGTAATATGAGAGCTGTACCAATTCGTATACATTTAACTACTCTCAATGGCGTTGAAGTTATACAACCTAATTCCAAGATACTTCGTGAGTCTAGTGCCACCCTTGGAAGCTTATTAAGAATAGAACTTCCTCAACTATTCGATCTCGGAGCGATAAACGCTGACCCTATAATACAAGGCATCGAGGTGTCACTAGAATCCCAACTTATTAGCCTATATAATGGGTTTGCAAGTATTGATGGTTTCCTGCATGTTTCTATACGTATGatataa